From a single Pempheris klunzingeri isolate RE-2024b chromosome 2, fPemKlu1.hap1, whole genome shotgun sequence genomic region:
- the LOC139207441 gene encoding msx2-interacting protein isoform X1, with protein MVRETRHLWVGNLPEHVREEKIVEHFKRYGRVESVKVLRKRGSEGGVAAFVDFVDIKSAQKAHNAVNKMGDRDLRTDYNEPGSVPSAVRGLEDSSPSSSRDVTGFSRGTVGPVFGPPVSLHTREGRYERRIDGSSESRERAYDHSPYGHHERSGTFDRQRHYNADYYRDRSMFAAAGPGSSAIGGSFDASDPHFDSRIRDPFTLTNSTRRDLYRDDRGRRVDRTYHHRRSRSSHSSQSRHPSPQRTTGQTPKTPHSPKRAPLSPGRGPQSRSHSRSSSSDSVSSTSSTGSGSDSNSSSSDGSRARSVQSSATHAPPQSSMGLDSDEPRRSFGIKVQNLPVRSTDTSLKDGLFHEFKKHGKVTSVQIHGASEDRYGLVFFRQQEDQEKALTVSKGKLFFGMLIEVTAWNGPETESENEFRPLDGRIDEFHPKATRTLFIGNLEKTTSYQQLLDIFQRFGEIVDIDIKKVNGVPQYAFVQYSDIASVCKAIKKMDGEYLGSNRLKLGFGKSMPTTCVWLDGLATSITEQYLTRHFCRYGHVVKVVFDRLKGMALILYNNTDFAQAAVRETKGWKIGGNKIKVDFASQESQMAFYRSMQASGQDIRDFYEIPPERRDERRPPYHEFSAERAYYENIRTPGLYPEDARRDYAARSRERFPELEHYQGDHFDPRYHEDPRDYRDYRDPFEQDIRKYTYIQRERERERERFEADRSRWSPSHPRRPITPTVSPSPSERAPRDSERRVYSQSSERSGSVSSVSPPHFDKSEKSLLEHASKSDKSEKSEKSSQPDRLAVAEKTKRAKRKEKGDKDKTEKIKSRKAKGQSPSNPLPETELETGFDGSGRGRGLDQDAHERQKCKSDGDSLTGTLSTAHHDSVKSERSEMSKGENSDLDGKNRLKKHLKSDIGNDGKDSSVDSDRLARKRRFAESGGRTIRQKRNRHEEDDSVQSSDCGTSTTYLKEPDTDKHKDSQRRDSKLKNDKSGTQKDGQEDLRGKSEGSLDPLESKRHPGHTSSRRFSHEGITEQSSVREQEHHAAFKFGTQDADTDKSAKNKEDHVDIDLSQSYRKQMEQNRRMHQQQQQRESDKPDKPGSPQGSETEDLEHRSLVHEVGKPPEDVTDNFPSHKLKKLDQFDSDSGMKRERVYRSFRQKSEDPDWSNTSSPGHQHFPHHAEEDFVDPSQKEFSRNEEKVHPDLELLVKRTHNTQVNKPNTPLLSVEEEQQKRWESRVKQDLLPDLNFSRSLGKNIHNRKRLEYGVWHDLEPGEVRSDPEEDRETKPHSPVPSTSIPFPERPRVDRFSDPKLAHLERNKFYSFALDQTITPDTKALLERAKSLSSSREDNWSFLDYDSHFASLRNRKDTEKVESTPRPTPSWYMKKKKIRSGSEDKLDERKEEPKPEEQERRELFASRFLHSPVFELDSRRLQHLERKHEDPELTQNQQPGQQGTVDGELDSEPVVLFHSRFLELTRLQQQKNKTQQLQEAKRDAMLTDENKVEKAPVQEQQALQSPETTDQTIMEPEIKPISPAEEIISEPRLTPTSVIQTVVKDFPPPEEKCVVLNPVPAPYPPVSFIKEEIKEEVKENEPAAPVHHPPTQTSSDSEPAPIAAPEPNYLMDGCKLSPSERKLDNVSEDVKPASTEKPPCRDSHDEFVGSTEAEVDPETTQPEVPEATSPIQTSLAEEVDIVKKETHSTCKAVAEPEGEKKPQVGKVQMPVDDTSNEPVSLQKEHKIKEMKNKKGKQSPAQVASVSIISTSGSEKQATRKSERIDKEKLKRGSSPRAESKSTGKSPIHGSDPDMLEQSISVGRARRRNVKSVYATPVEDDAPARSGKEMTESPRSARKRGTDKDATQQNVEQDPPAPTPVTKRGRPPKNRRQGDESATVKVEKPKMDKDTDSNESESGERIPRVSKGKTSPHGTKSSSNQMSTVLGSGSTRKGEKTEVAEDDYQEMDFVDEDSLAVQDSSSSCKEDSSIKVDQKKEEKDKQGREFGRDKDAVHEKACEGKSNGKETDSPVAEEKPTSERERVVRGKNKLTRNPKSPVLKNLKIRLNVTEVKDLLQLGDDELGNQEDSSKKLRPGDHSENVSKCTNANRGESNNEEKENATLERKELDTPINLISQEMELEQAVENIAKLTDPAFPAEPQTPPVPHTDVKSDPEEEKPSNPASETELMAAIDSITAEEASVSLTQVPPQSTDVASEAEMQDFIQPTKEDGPETNTPAIQGEPVFPATPKKGTKGRPKTPKRPKGQKQVRKDVKEGHSVSEELTAPLADSTASSVKIIPETTPSAATAAVITPTTWKPEPEPSAVKATDVSAESESSPEAHIQHLKSVNPQSKSPICPKPQQVPPECISPSLSPLANRPNIRPIQTARIPVSPPDWRHQAKDTGVSSSSVMPLTSKENQPLPSDPENMDIDHGTSDLRQILMKHKNISLSGSSSIPSNLLTLREQNPSETPSAVPNKSPLPDSRMPAHPAPPIVRPPASLPSPETKSVISVIASTATSVISRVCNPPEPEDKVNMNIANPCVDMAVPKPTYRSSKDDTGSYHGPSIGDEGGSAGRFIVESPTLGTGSCSGLRVNTSEGVVVLSHSGQKTEGPQRISAKISQIPQATAGDMESQQLVSMPQIKQEMYSHSHSGLQKGPSSQTDHVHPGKMQSTLSSIKQEATGLEKMESTYQSGPQGVVKRLTQGNQQVMSYHQEYMPMKHQKKMESADPHSTDGAKPPWTSAISPAISPHLPSPPGNHVGFVTAGGDRAPSHISGVKQEPRSPRKSGHPHSPFTKVSSPIGSSSPKGIPVMLSTGLPAMQQFITGVHHPEQSVIMPPHSVPGGLGRMSPHRVTQSIPVGHLVQGDVRVNTPPLSVMSYGMHSESLASPWSGPMQTRPTSPQAVGRDKVLKVNPGSLRSHEGEQDEARRFHQAQGRQSATPLKPETMQSDPRGPLRNSVPLETYMAQREMRVLLHQQGERMATEPHTGHIQETLPPSSAPSSLPISLSPRAHVLSKGVSEKDIAKSLEAKRPHSPLPKDGLMGIRQSGQAMASPQRVQLITPGPSSSFPEYSGMYSNPRGIHSQIPETSPVGLNQPPLSVTPTMGADLQAKPDGKMTQPVNMVQLLTKYPIVWQGLLALKNDTAAVQLHFVCGNKALAHRSLPLQEGGALLRIVQRMRLEASQLESVARRMTGDSDFCLLLALPCGRDQDDVLNQTQALKAAFINYLQTKLAAGIINIPNPGSNQPAYVLQIFPPCEFSESHLSQLAPDLLNRISSISPHLMIVITSV; from the exons TTCtatgtttgctgctgctggcccCGGGAGCAGTGCCATTGGGGGAAGCTTTGACGCATCAGACCCACATTTTGACTCTAGGATTCGAGATCCCTTCACTCTGACTAACTCTACACGACGTGACCTATACAGAGATGACAGAGGACGACGTGTTGATAGAACCTACCATCACCGTCGGAGCCGATCATCTCATTCCTCACAGTCAAGACACCCTTCCCCACAACGGACCACAGGACAAACCCCCAAAACTCCTCATTCCCCTAAAAGGGCTCCTTTGTCCCCTGGAAGAGGCCCACAATCTCGATCCCACAGCAGATCTTCAAGCTCTGATTCagtcagcagcaccagcagcacggGCAGTGGCAG CGATTCAAACAGCAGCTCAAGTGATGGATCTCGCGCACGCTCTGTGCAGTCGTCGGCCACTCATGCACCTCCTCAGTCTTCTATGGGGCTGGACTCAGATGAGCCACGCAGAAGCTTTGGAATTAAAGTGCAAAACCTGCCAGTGCGCTCCACAG ACACAAGTTTAAAAGATGGACTTTTCCATGAATTCAAGAAACATGGAAAAGTGACCTCAGTGCAGATCCACGGAGCATCCGAAGACCGCTATGGTTTGGTGTTCTTTAGACAGCAAGAGGATCAAGAGAAAGCCCTCACTGTCTCCAAAGGAAAGCTGTTCTTTGGCATGCTGATTGAAGTTACTGCCTGGAATGGTCCTG aaaCGGAGAGTGAAAATGAGTTCAGGCCCTTGGATGGACGGATTGATGAGTTCCACCCAAAGGCCACAAGGACACTATTTATAGGCAACCTTGAGAAGACCACCAGTTATCAACAACTCCTTGACATTTTTCAACGCTTTGGAGAAATTGTG GACATTGACATTAAGAAAGTAAATGGAGTTCCCCAGTATGCCTTTGTGCAATATTCTGATATTGCCAGTGTCTGCAAGGCCATAAAGAAGATGGATGGAGAATATCTGGGGAGCAACAGACTAAAG CTTGGGTTTGGGAAAAGTATGCCCACTACGTGTGTTTGGCTAGACGGTTTGGCAACCAGTATTACAGAGCAATACCTCACACGGCATTTCTGTCGCTATGGACATGTAGTAAAG GTTGTTTTTGATAGATTGAAAGGGATGGCCCTTATCTTGTACAACAACACAGACTTTGCTCAGGCAGCTGTAAGGGAGACTAAAGGTTGGAAGATTGGTGGCAATAAAATCAAG GTGGATTTTGCAAGTCAAGAGAGTCAGATGGCATTCTACAGATCTATGCAGGCATCTGGTCAAGACATTAGAGACTTCTATGAAATCCCTCCTGAACGACG AGACGAACGCAGACCTCCATACCATGAATTTTCAGCAGAAAGGGCTTACTATGAGAATATAAGAACCCCTGGCCTCTATCCAGAGGATGCTCGAAGAGACTATGCTGCTCGCAGCAGAGAACGTTTTCCTGAGCTGGAACACTATCAGGGGGATCACTTTGATCCACGTTATCACGAAGACCCAAGAGACTACCGGGACTACAGAGACCCCTTTGAACAAGACATCCGAAAATACACATATattcagagggaaagagaaagggagcGTGAACGTTTTGAGGCTGACCGCAGCAGGTGGAGCCCTTCCCACCCAAGGCGACCTATTACTCCTACAGTATCGCCTTCACCATCTGAGCGTGCTCCCAGAGACTCCGAGCGACGGGTTTACAGCCAGTCCTCTGAGCGAAGTGGGAGTGTGAGCTCAGTGTCACCACCACACTTTGACAAATCTGAAAAGAGTCTGCTGGAGCATGCCTCGAAGAGTGACAAGAGTGAGAAAAGCGAGAAGAGCAGTCAACCAGACCGACTGGCAGTTGCTGAGAAAACCAAACGTGCAAAACGAAAAGAGAAAggtgacaaagacaaaactgagAAGATTAAATCGAGGAAAGCAAAGGGGCAATCTCCATCCAATCCACTACCTGAAACAGAGCTTGAGACTGGTTTTGATGGGTCTGGAAGAGGAAGGGGATTGGATCAAGATGCTCATGAGAGGcagaaatgtaaaagtgatGGTGATTCTCTTACTGGAACTTTGTCAACTGCTCATCATGACTCTGTTAAAAGTGAAAGATCTGAAATGAGTAAAGGTGAGAATTCAGATTTGGATGGGAAAAATCGACTCAAGAAACATCTCAAGTCTGATATTGGAAATGATGGGAAAGATTCATCAGTAGATTCAGATCGCCTAGCAAGAAAAAGGCGCTTTGCTGAGTCTGGTGGAAGGACTATTCGCCAGAAAAGAAACCGACATGAGGAGGACGACAGTGTTCAGTCCTCTGACTGTGGTACTAGTACCACATATTTGAAAGAGCCAGACACTGACAAACATAAAGATTCTCAACGAAGAGATTCAAAActcaaaaatgataaaagtggCACTCAGAAGGATGGGCAAGAGGACCTGAGAGGGAAATCCGAGGGATCTTTGGACCCACTGGAGTCAAAACGACACCCAGGGCACACTTCATCCAGAAGGTTTTCACATGAGGGGATTACAGAGCAAAGCAGTGTAAGAGAACAAGAACATCATGCTGCTTTCAAATTCGGTACTCAGGATGCTGACACTGACAAAAGTGCTAAGAACAAGGAAGACCATGTTGACATTGACCTCTCTCAGAGTTACCGCAAGCAAATGGAGCAAAATAGACGGATgcaccagcagcaacagcagcgtGAGTCTGACAAACCTGACAAACCAGGAAGTCCACAAGGAAGTGAAACTGAGGACTTGGAACATCGCAGTCTTGTGCATGAAGTTGGTAAACCACCTGAAGATGTCACAGATAATTTCCCGTCTCACAAACTAAAGAAACTCGACCAATTTGACTCTGACTCAGGGATGAAGAGGGAGCGTGTCTACAGGAGCTTCAGACAGAAAAGTGAAGATCCTGATTGGAGCAACACCTCCTCCCCAGGACATCAGCACTTCCCTCATCATGCAGAGGAGGACTTTGTGGACCCTTCTCAGAAAGAGTTCAgtagaaatgaggaaaaagtcCACCCAGATCTGGAGTTATTAGTCAAAaggacacacaacacacaggtaaacaaGCCAAACACTCCTTTACTtagtgtggaggaggagcaaCAAAAAagatgggagagcagagtgaaaCAAGACTTGCTACCTGATCTGAATTTTTCTAGAAGTCTAGGTAAAAACATTCACAATCGCAAGCGTTTGGAATATGGCGTTTGGCATGACTTGGAGCCTGGGGAAGTGCGATCTGACccggaggaggacagagagaccaAACCCCACTCTCCTGTGCCCTCAACATCGATCCCTTTTCCTGAGAGGCCGAGGGTTGACAGGTTTTCAGACCCCAAACTAGCACATCTTGAAAGGAACAAATTCTACTCCTTTGCACTTGACCAGACCATCACACCTGATACAAAGGCTCTGCTTGAACGTGCAAAATCTCTCTCATCTTCCAGAGAAGATAACTGGTCATTTTTAGATTATGATTCTCACTTTGCAAGTTTGCGTAACAGAAAGGATACTGAGAAGGTAGAATCAACCCCACGACCCACACCCTCCTGgtacatgaaaaagaaaaagattagaAGTGGATCTGAAGACAAACTTgatgaaaggaaggaggagCCTAAGCCAGAGGAACAGGAACGCAGGGAACTATTCGCCTCCCGCTTCCTTCACAGCCCCGTCTTTGAACTTGACTCTAGACGACTTCAACACTTGGAACGCAAGCATGAAGATCCGGAGCTTACACAAAACCAGCAACCTGGTCAGCAAGGGACAGTAGATGGTGAACTTGACTCAGAACCAGTTGTCCTTTTCCATAGTCGTTTTTTGGAACTCACGCGACTACAACAACAGAAGAATAAAACCCAACAGCTCCAAGAGGCTAAAAGAGACGCAATGCTCACGGACGAGAATAAAGTGGAAAAAGCACCTGTTCAAGAGCAACAAGCTTTGCAGTCCCCTGAAACGACAGATCAGACCATCATGGAGCCAGAAATTAAACCCATCAGTCCTGCTGAAGAGATTATTTCTGAACCCCGACTCACACCTACTTCTGTCATCCAGACTGTGGTCAAGGACTTTCCCCCACCAGAGGAGAAATGTGTTGTGCTAAATCCAGTTCCCGCTCCTTATCCCCCTGTGTCTTTCATAAAGGAAGAGATCAAGGAAGaggtaaaagaaaatgaacCTGCTGCACCCGTGCACCACCCACCAACTCAGACGTCATCTGATTCTGAACCTGCACCAATAGCAGCACCTGAACCCAATTActtaatggatggatgtaaaCTTTCTCCATCTGAAAGGAAATTGGATAATGTTAGTGAGGATGTAAAACCTGCTTCTACAGAAAAACCACCCTGCCGTGATTCACATGATGAGTTTGTTGGCAGTACAGAAGCAGAGGTAGATCCTGAGACAACACAACCAGAAGTGCCCGAAGCCACTAGTCCAATACAAACTAGTCTTGCAGAGGAAGTTGATATAGTAAAGAAAGAGACCCATTCCACTTGTAAAGCAGTAGCAGAGcctgagggagagaagaaacCTCAAGTTGGTAAAGTACAGATGCCTGTTGATGACACAAGTAATGAGCCAGTTTCACTTCAGAAAGagcataaaataaaagaaatgaaaaataaaaagggcaAACAATCTCCTGCTCAGGTTGCTTCAGTTTCCATCATATCTACCTCTGGTTCTGAGAAACAAGCAACACGCAAGAGTGAGCGAATTgacaaagagaaactgaaacGTGGATCATCCCCAAGAGCTGAATCAAAGTCCACAGGCAAATCTCCAATTCATGGATCAGATCCTGATATGTTGGAGCAGAGCATATCAGTAGGCCGAGCCAGACGAAGAAATGTTAAATCTGTGTATGCCACCCCAGTTGAAGATGATGCGCCAGCTCGTTCTGGAAAGGAAATGACAGAGTCACCACGATCTGCACGAAAGCGAGGCACCGACAAAGAtgcaacacaacaaaatgttgAACAAGATCCACCTGCTCCAACCCCTGTAACTAAACGCGGCCGCCCTCCCAAGAATCGCAGACAAGGTGATGAGAGCGCAACAGTTAAAGTCGAAAAACCAAAAATGGACAAAGACACAGATTCAAATGAATCAGAAAGTGGTGAACGAATTCCAAGAGTGTCAAAAGGGAAAACATCCCCGCATGGCACAAAGAGTTCATCGAATCAGATGTCCACAGTCCTAGGATCTGGATCAACAaggaagggggaaaaaactgAGGTGGCTGAAGATGACTATCAGGAAATGGATTTCGTTGATGAAGATTCCTTGGCTGTGCAAGATTCATCAAGCTCATGTAAAGAAGATTCATCAATAAAAGTTGAccaaaagaaagaggagaaagacaaacaagGAAGAGAATTTGGCAGAGATAAAGATGCTGTACATGAAAAGGCTTGTGAGGGTAAATCAAATGGGAAAGAGACAGATTCCCCAGTTGCGGAAGAGAAACCcacctcagagagagaaagggttGTTAGAGGAAAAAACAAGTTGACAAGGAATCCTAAGTCTCCTGTGCTCAAGAACCTCAAAATCAGACTTAATGTCACTGAGGTAAAAGATCTTCTCCAGTTAGGGGATGACGAGCTTGGGAATCAAGAGGATTCTTCAAAAAAGTTGAGACCTGGTGaccacagtgaaaatgtttcaaagtGCACTAATGCTAACAGAGGAGAATCCAACaatgaagaaaaggaaaatgccaCTTTGGAAAGAAAAGAGCTGGATACACCAATTAACTTAATTTCACAGGAGATGGAATTGGAGCAGGCAGTAGAGAACATTGCTAAACTCACAGATCCAGCTTTTCCAGCAGAACCACAGACACCACCTGTCCCACATACAGATGTAAAAAGTGacccagaggaagaaaaacccTCTAATCCTGCCAGTGAGACAGAACTCATGGCTGCTATTGACTCAATAACTGCTGAGGAAGCAAGTGTATCTTTAACCCAAGTGCCTCCACAAAGTACAGATGTAGCTTCAGAAGCTGAGATGCAAGACTTCATTCAGCCTACCAAGGAAGATGGACCTGAAACCAATACACCTGCCATACAGGGGGAGCCTGTCTTCCCAGCCACACCAAAAAAGGGCACCAAGGGAAGACCTAAAACACCCAAACGTCCTAAAGGCCAAAAGCAAGTAAGAAAAGATGTAAAGGAAGGACATTCAGTAAGTGAGGAACTGACAGCTCCTTTAGCAGATTCTACAGCTTCCAGTGTAAAGATTATTCCTGAAACGACTCCATCAGCAGCAACTGCTGCTGTTATCACTCCTACTACTTGGAAGCCAGAACCTGAGCCTTCAGCTGTCAAGGCTACAGATGTAAGCGCAGAGTCAGAGTCCTCTCCTGAAGCACACATTCAACATCTCAAATCTGTAAACCCCCAGTCCAAGAGTCCAATATGCCCAAAGCCTCAGCAGGTGCCCCCTGAGTGCATCtcaccatctctgtctccaCTAGCTAACAGGCCAAATATTAGACCCATTCAGACAGCTAGAATTCCTGTTTCCCCACCAGATTGGCGCCACCAAGCTAAAGACACAGGAGTCTCCTCTTCATCTGTCATGCCATTGACATCCAAGGAAAACCAGCCTTTACCCTCAGACCCTGAAAACATGGATATTGATCATGGCACAAGTGACTTGAGACAGATtctaatgaaacacaaaaatatttcactttcagGCAGTAGTTCTATTCCTAGTAACCTTCTCACTCTGCGAGAACAAAACCCCTCTGAGACTCCATCTGCTGTGCCAAATAAGTCGCCACTACCAGATAGTAGAATGCCAGCTCACCCAGCCCCACCAATTGTTCGACCTCCAGCCTCACTACCATCTCCTGAGACAAAGTCTGTGATCTCTGTGATTGCATCCACTGCAACGTCTGTTATCAGCCGTGTTTGCAACCCTCCTGAGCCCGAGGACAAAGTAAACATGAACATTGCAAATCCTTGTGTGGACATGGCTGTACCCAAACCAACCTATAGGTCTAGCAAAGACGATACTGGATCATACCATGGACCATCTATTGGTGATGAAGGTGGAAGTGCTGGACGCTTCATTGTTGAGAGCCCCACTCTTGGTACAGGATCCTGCTCAGGTCTGAGAGTAAATACATCTGAAGGAGTGGTGGTGTTGAGCCACTCAGGCCAGAAAACAGAGGGACCGCAGAGGATTAGTGCAAAGATAAGTCAGATCCCACAAGCAACAGCAGGGGACATGGAATCTCAGCAGTTAGTCTCCATGCCTcagataaaacaggaaatgtatAGCCATTCTCATTCAGGACTTCAGAAGGGGCCTTCATCGCAGACGGATCATGTGCATCCTGGCAAGATGCAGTCAACTTTGTCCTCTATTAAACAAGAAGCCACTGGTTTGGAAAAGATGGAATCCACCTACCAGTCTGGACCTCAAGGAGTAGTGAAGCGTCTCACGCAGGGCAACCAGCAAGTAATGAGTTACCATCAAGAGTATATGCCAATGAAACatcaaaagaaaatggaaagtgCTGATCCTCACAGTACAGATGGAGCTAAACCACCTTGGACCTCTGCTATAAGTCCTGCGATAAGCCCCCATTTGCCCTCTCCACCTGGCAACCATGTAGGTTTTGTTACAGCGGGTGGTGACAGAGCTCCCTCGCATATCAGCGGGGTGAAACAGGAACCACGATCACCTCGTAAGTCAGGTCATCCACACTCTCCATTTACCAAAGTGTCCTCACCCATTGGGTCCTCTTCACCCAAGGGCATACCAGTGATGTTGTCCACTGGCCTTCCCGCCatgcagcagtttattactGGTGTACATCATCCAGAGCAGTCCGTCATCATGCCACCTCACAGTGTTCCTGGAGGCTTGGGACGGATGTCTCCTCATCGTGTTACCCAATCAATTCCAGTGGGGCATCTCGTCCAGGGAGATGTTCGGGTTAATactccacctctctctgtgATGAGCTATGGGATGCACAGTGAGTCTCTTGCCTCTCCCTGGTCTGGTCCCATGCAGACACGGCCCACCTCACCCCAGGCTGTTGGCAGGGACAAGGTTCTCAAGGTAAATCCTGGTTCTTTGAGGAGTCACGAGGGGGAGCAGGATGAAGCCAGACGCTTCCACCAGGCTCAAGGAAGACAATCTGCCACGCCTCTAAAACCAGAGACTATGCAGTCAGATCCTCGCGGGCCTTTGCGGAATAGTGTCCCGCTAGAAACATACATGGCACAAAGAGAGATGCGTGTGCTCTTGCACCAGCAGGGAGAGCGCATGGCCACCGAACCTCATACTGGACACATTCAAGAGACACTTCCCCCCTCTTCAGCACCCTCCAGCCTACCCATATCCCTGTCTCCAAGAGCACACGTTTTATCTAAAGGTGTGTCTGAGAAGGATATAGCAAAGTCATTAGAGGCTAAGAGGCCACATTCCCCTCTTCCTAAAGATGGATTGATGGGGATCCGACAATCTGGGCAAGCAATGGCGTCTCCCCAGAGAGTTCAGCTAATAACACCTGGACCTAGTAGCTCATTTCCAGAGTACTCTGGGATGTACTCGAACCCAAGAGGCATCCATTCTCAAATACCAGAGACgtctcctgttggacttaaccAGCCACCACTGAGTGTCACACCAACCATG GGTGCAGACCTCCAGGCAAAACCAGATGGCAAGATGACGCAGCCTGTTAATATGGTGCAGCTGCTCACG AAATACCCTATTGTGTGGCAAGGCCTGCTGGCACTGAAGAATGACACAGCTGCAGTCCAGTTGCATTTTGTCTGTGGCAACAAAGCTTTGGCTCATCGATCACTGCCTCTACAAGAAGGAGGCGCACTGCTTAGGATTGTCCAGAGAATGAGGCTGGAGGCTTCACAATTGGAGAGTGTAGCTAGAAGAATGACG GGCGACAGTGACTTCTGTCTTCTCCTCGCTCTGCCATGTGGACGAGATCAAGACGATGTCCTAAACCAAACTCAAGCTCTTAAGGCTGCTTTTATCAACTACTTGCAGACAAAGTTGGCTGCAGGTATCATCAATATCCCCAACCCAGGTTCCAATCAG CCGGCCTATGTGCTACAGATTTTCCCACCATGCGAGTTTTCAGAGAGCCACCTCTCCCAGCTCGCCCCAGACCTTCTCAACAGGATCTCCAGCATCTCGCCACACCTCATGATTGTCATCACCTCTGTGTAA